From the genome of Gemmatimonas phototrophica, one region includes:
- the yedA gene encoding drug/metabolite exporter YedA — translation MSPNAASSTANTVPSAVPRWQLLGAFLIIYVVWGSTYLAIKWGVQTIPPFFMGAVRFLIAGSALYAFTRWRGAAKPTRAEWRDSAIVGTLLLFVGNGAVSWASQRVNSGLTSVLVATVPLWLVLCEAYQGKRPRVMQVVGVLIGLVGVGLLVLPAASSAASAAGRTAAVDPMGAAVLALGSLSWTVGSLYSRTAHQAKPAALAISMQMLTGGTLLSVLSLVMGEWSRVHPSTVSLTSLLSLLYLITFGSLIGFSTYMWLLKVASPAAVGTYAYVNPLVAVLLGVALGGERLPRMAWVAMTVIVGGVALVSLVDARRKAIAS, via the coding sequence GTGAGCCCGAACGCCGCTTCTTCCACCGCCAACACTGTGCCGTCTGCGGTCCCCCGGTGGCAGCTGCTGGGTGCGTTTCTCATCATCTATGTGGTGTGGGGCTCCACGTACCTCGCCATCAAGTGGGGGGTGCAAACCATCCCGCCCTTCTTCATGGGCGCGGTGCGTTTTCTCATTGCCGGTAGTGCGCTGTACGCCTTCACGCGCTGGCGCGGGGCGGCCAAACCCACCCGCGCCGAGTGGCGCGACTCGGCCATCGTAGGCACGCTGCTGCTGTTCGTGGGCAATGGCGCCGTGTCGTGGGCCAGCCAGCGGGTGAACTCCGGGCTCACCTCCGTTCTGGTGGCCACCGTGCCGCTCTGGCTGGTGCTGTGCGAAGCCTATCAGGGAAAACGGCCACGGGTGATGCAGGTGGTGGGGGTGCTCATTGGACTGGTTGGTGTGGGGCTGCTGGTGCTCCCCGCCGCGAGTTCGGCCGCCTCGGCCGCCGGTCGCACCGCTGCCGTTGACCCCATGGGCGCCGCCGTGCTGGCCCTGGGCTCCCTCAGCTGGACGGTGGGGTCGCTCTATTCCCGCACCGCCCACCAGGCCAAACCGGCCGCGCTGGCCATCTCCATGCAGATGCTGACCGGTGGCACACTGCTTTCGGTACTGTCGCTGGTGATGGGCGAATGGAGCCGCGTGCACCCGTCTACGGTGTCGCTTACTTCGCTACTGTCGCTACTGTATCTGATCACTTTCGGGTCACTGATTGGCTTCTCCACCTATATGTGGTTGCTCAAGGTGGCGAGCCCGGCCGCTGTAGGTACCTACGCCTACGTGAATCCGCTGGTTGCGGTCCTGCTGGGCGTGGCGCTGGGGGGCGAGCGATTACCCCGAATGGCCTGGGTGGCCATGACCGTCATTGTGGGCGGCGTGGCGCTGGTGAGCCTGGTGGACGCTCGTCGGAAAGCCATCGCCAGCTGA
- a CDS encoding GMC family oxidoreductase: MWWSLVPRAGGAVTAARLAEAGYQVVMLESGGWHTRSDFTDDEAALTERLYADGCLRTTDDGSIALVQGDTAGGSTTVNWMIMLRTPDHVLEQWARESGVAGMSPREMAPVFERIEREVHAAEVPEDAHSANNRLLLDGARRLGWRVERGRINALQCVRCGFCGTGCRHNAKQSTLLTYIPRALAANAQLYTDARAERIELRERDTGSGTPPLKRVQATVRNRQQGTSHTLTIDAPIVVVAGGAVGTPVLLQQSGLGGGGVGQWLRLHPTTAVYARYDHDIATSTGIPLTTMCDQFLRWQGTDYGFWIETPPMHPSFTAAALPGAGRRHAEQMARFNQLGVIISLTRDGAETTVSSGSVQVNRRGETSIRYRLTLEDERRVRASLPALARLHFAMGAQEVSTMHATPVTIRSPRDVGALATVSVAPNRMALFSAHVNGTCRMGTNPATSGATPEGERHGVRGLYITDGAALPTALGVNPQETIMAVSTVLAERMAERHAGLLR, encoded by the coding sequence ATGTGGTGGTCATTGGTACCGCGCGCCGGCGGCGCGGTGACCGCCGCCCGGCTGGCCGAGGCGGGCTATCAGGTGGTGATGCTGGAATCGGGCGGGTGGCATACCCGCAGTGATTTCACCGACGACGAAGCCGCACTCACTGAGCGGCTGTACGCCGACGGCTGCCTGCGCACCACCGACGACGGCTCCATTGCGCTGGTGCAGGGCGATACCGCCGGCGGCAGCACGACGGTGAACTGGATGATCATGCTGCGCACCCCCGACCATGTGCTGGAGCAATGGGCACGGGAGAGTGGGGTGGCCGGCATGTCGCCACGTGAAATGGCGCCGGTGTTCGAGCGTATCGAACGGGAAGTGCACGCCGCCGAAGTGCCGGAAGACGCGCACTCGGCCAACAACCGCCTGCTGCTCGATGGTGCGCGGCGGTTGGGGTGGCGGGTGGAACGTGGACGCATCAATGCGCTGCAGTGCGTGCGCTGCGGTTTTTGCGGGACCGGGTGCCGGCACAACGCCAAACAGAGCACGCTGCTCACCTACATTCCGCGCGCGCTGGCGGCCAACGCGCAGTTGTACACGGACGCGCGGGCGGAACGCATTGAGCTGCGTGAGCGTGACACCGGCTCCGGTACCCCGCCGCTCAAGCGGGTACAGGCCACCGTGCGCAACCGGCAGCAGGGCACGTCGCACACGCTCACCATCGACGCGCCCATTGTGGTCGTCGCTGGCGGTGCGGTGGGCACTCCTGTCTTGCTGCAGCAGTCGGGGCTGGGCGGGGGCGGCGTGGGGCAATGGTTGCGGTTGCACCCCACGACCGCCGTGTATGCCCGCTACGACCACGACATTGCCACCAGCACAGGGATTCCGCTCACCACCATGTGTGATCAATTCCTGCGGTGGCAGGGCACCGACTACGGCTTCTGGATTGAGACGCCACCCATGCATCCGTCGTTTACGGCGGCCGCTTTGCCGGGCGCAGGAAGGCGACACGCCGAGCAGATGGCGCGGTTCAACCAGCTGGGGGTCATCATCAGTCTCACCCGTGATGGCGCCGAAACGACGGTGTCGAGCGGGAGCGTGCAGGTGAACCGGCGCGGTGAGACCTCCATACGCTATCGACTGACACTGGAGGACGAACGCCGCGTGCGGGCGTCGTTGCCGGCGCTGGCCCGGCTGCATTTTGCCATGGGGGCGCAGGAGGTGAGTACGATGCACGCCACACCGGTCACCATCCGGTCTCCACGTGATGTGGGGGCTCTCGCCACCGTTAGTGTGGCGCCGAACCGTATGGCGCTGTTTTCCGCGCATGTCAACGGGACCTGTCGGATGGGGACCAATCCGGCCACATCGGGCGCGACACCCGAGGGTGAGCGCCACGGGGTTCGGGGCCTGTACATTACCGATGGCGCTGCGTTGCCCACGGCACTTGGTGTCAATCCGCAGGAAACCATCATGGCGGTCTCCACCGTCCTGGCGGAGCGCATGGCCGAACGACACGCCGGTCTGCTGCGCTAG
- a CDS encoding lysylphosphatidylglycerol synthase transmembrane domain-containing protein produces MFWRRWLVTILSFSLMFGTSAWVVSGYWPSQGMPWLAWPVHVAALATVTAEIVTRALKIQLSARACAIPLSFGTALRVCLAGDFAAAITPARSGAEPARFLVLAESGTGAAARVLVLFLELFLEMWSLVLVCTVLAVAFRGRGASVSGLLALVGGYSTVVLGAGAAGWFLSRRNANGPAPQWLAKLGVHAGRWRAVQRLLRSLRDAVQSLRRANPGLMLAAFGGSVLHVLFKVATLPLLVFLGDPTFALSMDTLAPLVLWPLALFYGGVVVPAPGGGGFIEGAFAATLASAIPAGIFAAALLWWRFYTFYLYILIGGIAAGNAALRAIRPDAVHTSPTS; encoded by the coding sequence ATGTTCTGGCGCCGCTGGCTCGTGACCATTCTTTCATTCAGCCTGATGTTCGGCACCTCCGCCTGGGTGGTGTCGGGCTACTGGCCTTCGCAGGGCATGCCCTGGCTGGCCTGGCCGGTGCACGTCGCGGCGTTGGCCACGGTAACGGCCGAAATCGTCACGCGGGCGCTCAAAATTCAGCTGTCGGCTCGGGCCTGTGCCATTCCGCTGAGCTTCGGCACCGCGCTACGCGTCTGCCTGGCCGGCGACTTTGCCGCTGCCATTACCCCCGCGCGGTCGGGGGCCGAGCCGGCGCGCTTTCTGGTGCTCGCTGAAAGCGGTACCGGGGCGGCAGCGCGAGTGCTGGTGCTTTTTCTCGAGCTCTTTCTCGAGATGTGGTCGCTGGTGCTGGTGTGCACGGTGCTGGCGGTGGCCTTTCGCGGACGCGGCGCGAGCGTGAGCGGCTTGCTGGCCCTGGTGGGCGGGTACAGCACCGTGGTGCTGGGGGCCGGGGCCGCGGGATGGTTCTTGTCGCGCCGCAACGCCAACGGCCCGGCGCCTCAGTGGCTCGCCAAACTGGGAGTGCACGCCGGTCGCTGGCGGGCGGTGCAGCGGTTGCTGCGCTCGTTGCGCGACGCCGTGCAGTCGCTGCGCCGGGCCAACCCGGGGCTCATGCTGGCCGCCTTTGGCGGCTCGGTGCTGCATGTGCTCTTCAAGGTGGCCACGCTGCCACTGCTGGTGTTTCTCGGCGACCCCACCTTTGCCCTGTCCATGGACACGCTGGCGCCGCTCGTCCTCTGGCCGCTCGCGCTCTTCTACGGCGGGGTGGTCGTACCGGCCCCCGGCGGCGGCGGGTTCATTGAAGGGGCCTTTGCCGCCACGCTCGCCAGCGCCATTCCGGCGGGCATCTTTGCCGCCGCACTACTCTGGTGGCGCTTCTATACGTTCTATCTCTATATCCTCATTGGCGGCATCGCCGCCGGGAACGCCGCGCTCCGGGCCATTCGCCCCGACGCCGTCCACACCAGCCCGACGTCGTGA